The following are from one region of the Saccharomyces kudriavzevii IFO 1802 strain IFO1802 genome assembly, chromosome: 12 genome:
- the TML25 gene encoding palmitoyl-(protein) hydrolase (similar to Saccharomyces cerevisiae YLR118C; ancestral locus Anc_8.314), with product MNGLRIVAKAQPARQTIIFLHGLGDTGSGWGFLAQYLQQRDPAAFQHTNFVFPNAPEIRVTANGGALMPAWFDILEWDSNFSKVDSDGFMTSLDAIEKTVKQEIDKGIKPEHIIIGGFSQGAALALATSVTLPWKIGGIVALSGFCSVPGILKQHKNSLNVRTPVFHGHGDMDPVVPISLGLKAKQFYQDSCGIQDYEFKVYNGMTHSTVPEELEDLTAFIKKCLSS from the coding sequence atgaatggACTGAGAATTGTAGCAAAAGCCCAGCCAGCTCGTCAAACaatcatatttttacatGGATTAGGCGATACTGGTTCAGGGTGGGGATTTTTAGCTCAGTATTTACAACAGCGAGACCCTGCCGCTTTCCAGCACACTAACTTTGTGTTCCCTAATGCTCCGGAAATCCGTGTAACAGCAAACGGCGGTGCATTGATGCCTGCTTGGTTTGACATCTTAGAATGGGACTCCAACTTTTCCAAAGTCGACAGCGATGGTTTTATGACTTCTTTAGATGCCATTGAAAAGACAGTTAAACAGGAAATTGACAAGGGGATTAAACCAGaacatattattattggGGGGTTCTCTCAAGGAGCCGCATTAGCCTTGGCAACATCTGTGACCTTACCATGGAAGATTGGCGGCATTGTGGCTCTTTCGGGATTCTGTTCCGTTCCAGGTATCCTAAAACAACACAAAAATAGTCTCAATGTAAGAACACCGGTTTTCCATGGACATGGTGACATGGATCCCGTGGTTCCCATATCTCTAGGTTTGAAGGCCAAACAGTTCTACCAAGATAGCTGTGGCATACAGGACTATGAATTCAAGGTATATAACGGTATGACTCATTCCACAGTCCCTGAAGAACTGGAGGATTTGACAGCTTTCATCAAGAAGTGTCTATCTTCATAG
- the SRN2 gene encoding ESCRT-I subunit protein SRN2 (similar to Saccharomyces cerevisiae SRN2 (YLR119W); ancestral locus Anc_8.315), whose translation MDVLPTLSIQEKDNERNDKRNDSIPLPEAIHLLSSKEIIDLIQIHRHQLELYVTRFNPLTEIVEKINAFRDQFRQLEEEFEDLHEQRNEVQAQLENCRILESKYVASWQDYHSEFTEKYGDIAMRNKLEQNTKKLGEESSQLEASVRTVESADDLDEFIKTYLDTRTQYHLRREKLATWESQGKLRY comes from the coding sequence ATGGATGTATTGCCAACTTTGAGTATACAAGAGAAAGATAATGAGAGAAAtgataaaagaaatgatAGTATCCCCCTACCTGAGGCGATTCACCTTCTTTCATCAAAAGAGATAATCGACCTAATTCAAATTCACAGACATCAATTGGAGCTCTACGTGACGAGATTCAATCCCCTGACTGAAATCGTCGAGAAAATTAATGCATTTAGAGACCAATTTAGACAATTGGAAGAggaatttgaagatttgcacgaacaaagaaatgagGTACAAGCTCAATTAGAAAACTGCAGAATCCTAGAATCCAAATATGTCGCAAGTTGGCAGGATTATCATTCCGAATTCACAGAAAAATATGGAGATATAGCAATGAGAAATAAGCTGGAgcaaaataccaaaaaactCGGCGAAGAAAGTTCGCAACTAGAAGCCTCCGTGAGAACTGTCGAGTCGGCAGATGACTTGGACGAATTCATTAAAACTTATCTAGACACACGAACACAGTATCACTTGAGAAGGGAGAAACTCGCAACTTGGGAAAGCCAAGGGAAACTGAGATACTAG